From the genome of Pseudomonas helvetica:
ACCTGTTCGTGACCAACACCAAGATCCTGAAAGAAGGCATCGACAAGAAGATCGCCAACTCGATCCTGATCAAGTTCAACCAGATCGGCACCCTGACCGAAACCCTGGAAGCGATCCAGATGGCCAAGGCCGCTGGTTACACTGCCGTGATCTCGCACCGTTCCGGTGAAACCGAAGATTCGACCATTGCCGACCTGGCTGTGGGCACTTCGGCTGGCCAGATCAAAACCGGTTCGCTGTGCCGTTCCGACCGCGTTTCCAAGTACAACCAACTGCTGCGCATCGAAGAGCAATTGGGCGGCAAAGCCAAGTACAACGGTCGTGGCGAATTCCGCGGCTAAGCTTGGGTAGTTAAAAAGACACCGGATTGTGTCGAAAAAATCGCAGCATCAGTCCCTGTAAAAACGTAGCGAGCGCAGAAAAGACAAGGCAAAAACAGGCGAGGACGCGGAGTTTACGTGTTGTAAATGAACAGTCCGAGCCTGTTTTTAACGCAGTATTTTCAAACGCAGTAGTTTTTACAGTGACTGATCGGGATTTTTGCCACTAATCTGATGCCTTATAAGTACGAGCCTGGTTCTTCCAGGCTTCGTGCTATCAGAAGCTTTAAAGTTGGCATGGCTGTCTTTTTTCACTGGATACCTGATATTCGATGCGCAGTCCTTACTGGTTGTTTCTTGTCTTGCTCTTGCTGCTGGCTGGTTTGCAATACCGCCTGTGGGTGGGTAATGGCAGTCTGGCGCAAGTGGCCGAGTTGACTCAGCAAATTGCTGATCAGCATGCTGAGAACGAGTCGTTGCTGGAGCGCAATCGGGTCATGGACGCCGAGGTCAGTGAGTTGAAAAAAGGCATGGAGACCGTTGAAGAACGGGCTCGCCATGAGTTGGGCATGGTCAAGGATGGTGAAACCCTTTACCAGTTGGCCCAATGATGAATACGTTACCGGCCTTCTGGGCCGTGATTCCTGCCGCGGGCGTCGGTGCCCGTATGGCCGCGGACCGTCCCAAGCAATATCTGCAACTGGGCGGACGCACTATTCTCGAACACAGCCTTGGCTGTTTCCTCGATCATCCAGCCTTGAAAGGCCTGGTGGTCAGTCTTGCCGTTGATGATCCTTATTGGCCAACCCTGGCGTGTGCCACCGACCCGCGTATCCAGCGGGTGGACGGTGGTGAAGAGCGCTCGGGTTCGGTGCTGAACGCGTTGCTGCATTTGCACGCGCAAGGCGCTGCCGATGAAGACTGGGTGTTGGTCCACGACGCTGCGCGACCGAACCTGGCTCGCGACGATCTCGACAAGTTGTTGTCGGAATTGGCTGACGATCCTGTCGGCGGGTTACTGGCTGTGCCTGCGCGTGACACGCTCAAGCGTGTGGACAAGCATGGTCGGGTCCTTGAAACGGTTGATCGCAGTTTGATCTGGCAGGCGTATACGCCGCAGATGTTTCGTTTGGGGGCTTTGCATCGGGCGTTGGCGGACAGTCTGGTGGCTGATGTGACCATTACTGATGAGGCGTCTGCGATGGAGTGGTCGGGTCAGGCGCCACGCTTGATCGAGGGGCGGGCGGATAATCTCAAGGTTACTCGGCCTGAAGACCTTGAATGGCTGCGGCTGCGTTGGGCTAATCGCCGCTGATTCCTCTGTCGCTCCGCTCAACTGATGTGGGGGGGCCGGGCTTGCCCGCGATGGCGGCCGGACAGCCGACCAATCTCCCGCAGATGTACATAGATCTCCTGTGGGAGCCGAGCTTGCTCGCGATGGCGGCCTGACAGCCGACCAATCTCCCGCAGATGTACATAGATCTACTGTGGGAGCTGAGCTTGCTCGCGATGACGGCCTGACAGCCGACCTATCTCTAAGCAGGTGTACATATCCATTTCTGCGGTAACGGCCGCTTGGGGTTTCGCCCTTACGGCGAGTCCCTTTTTCAAACGCCAAAAAGGAACCAAAAGGCTTCGCCCCAAGCGTACGGCACCTCGCCTAGGCTCGGCGTTCCCTCACTCCGGTATTCATCAGGGGGCATCGCCTACGGTCTGCTTCGCGACGACCTCCTCTCGATGTGTCCGGCTGCGCCGTACGGCGCTGCGCGCCCACCCCCTGATGAACACCTGCGCTCGGCCTTCCGATAGGGGCGGGTGGATCAAGATCAGCAGCGGCAGGCGAGCTAACGCTCGGCCTGTTGAGTGGTGGGGGGCGTGTCATTGGTTATCTTTGGAGCTGCGGTAGGCTGCGATTCTTTGATTCTTTGATCCTTTGATCCTTTGATCCTTTGATCAAAGTTGGTATTCCGGCCTTTTTGCCAACCCTTCTTTCAGATAGTCCACGAGTTTGCGCACTTTCGGCGATAGATGCCGTTGCTGCGGATACAGTGCCCAGACGGCGGTGTTCGGTGGTTGATGGGCATCCAGCAACGACACCAGTGCGCCATTGTTCAGGTGCTCCAGCACGTAATAGTCCGGCAGCTGACACAACCCGACACCTTGTAGTGCTGCGTCCAGCACCGCTTGCCCGCTGTTACAGCGCCAATTGCCTTGTACTCGCTGGGAAAATTCTCTGCCGTCCTGTTCCAGTTGCCAGATATCCGAGCTGCCGATCAGGCAGTTGTGTCGACTCAGCTCGGACAAACTATGCGGTCGGCCATACCGTTCCAGATAGGACGGTGATGCGCACAAGTACATACGTCGTGGCGCCAGGCGCGTGGCCACTAGCCGTGAGTCTTGCAGGCGGCCGAGCCGGATTGCCAGGTCCAGGCCCTCGTGCACCAGGTCGAGCGGGCGGTTGCTCAGCTCGATATCGACCCGCAATTGTGGGTAAAGCCCCATGAAGCTGGTCACCAGCGGAACGATGAAACGTTCGCCGTACGCCACTGCACAGGTCATGCGCAGCATGCCTTTGGGTTCGCTGGTCAGGTCGCCGACGGCGCGCAAGGCTTCTTCGCGTCCGTCTTGCAAGCGTTGGCAGTGTTGCAGGAAAGTCTGCCCGGCTTCGGTCAGCGTCACCCGACGGGTACTGCGGTAAAGCAGGCGGGTTTGCAGGCGCTCTTCAAGGCGTACGATTTGTCGACTGATGTGCGAGGACGAAACCCCGAGGCGTTCGGCGGCAGCCGTGAACTGGTTGCATTCGGCGACGGCGACGAATTCATCGATGCCTTCCCAGCGGTTCTCGGACATGAGGATTATCCCTGTGCAGCAATAATGTTTTGCTTTCGGCTGGATTATTAATCGTCTGGTGGTGTTTTACACTCGTTGTCTCGTTTTTATTCGCTGGAGAGACAGGATGATCAAGTCGCGCGCTGCCGTTGCCTTCGAGGCCAAGAAACCCCTTGAGATCGTTGAAGTCGATGTCGCCATGCCCAAGGCGGGTGAAGTCCTGTTGCGTGTGGTCGCCTCCGGTGTTTGCCATACCGACGCCTACACCCTGTCGGGCGCTGACCCGGAAGGTATCTTCCCGTCGATCCTCGGCCACGAAGGTGGCGCGATTGTCGAAGCTATCGGGGAAGGCGTGACTTCGGTCGCGGTCGGCGATCACGTGATTCCGCTGTACACCCCGGAATGCGGCCAGTGCAAATTCTGCAAGTCGGGCAAGACCAACCTCTGCCAGGCTATTCGTGCGACCCAGGGCAAAGGCCTGATGCCGGACGGAACTACGCGTTTCTCCTACAAAGGTCAGCCGATTTTCCACTACATGGGTACTTCGACCTTTTCCGAATACACCGTGTTGCCGGAAATCTCCGTCGCGAAGATTCCTAAAGAAGCGCCGCTGGAAAAAGTCTGCCTGCTGGGTTGCGGCGTCACCACCGGCATCGGCGCGGTCATCAACACTGCCAAGGTCAAGCCGGGCGACACCGTGGCCATCTTCGGCCTGGGCGGTATTGGCCTGTCTGCGGTCATCGGCGCGGTCAAGGCCAAGGCTGGGCGAATCATTGCCATCGACATCAACCCGGCCAAGTTCGAAATCGCCAAGCAGTTGGGCGCTACCGATTGTGTAAACCCGAAAGATTTCGACCGTCCGATTCAGGACGTGATCGTCGACATGACTGACGGCGGCGTCGACTTCTCCTTCGAGTGCATCGGCAATGTACAACTGATGCGTGCGGCACTGGAGTGCTGCCATAAAGGTTGGGGTGAGTCGGTGATCATCGGCGTTGCCGGTGCTGGCCAGGAGATCTCCACTCGTCCGTTCCAACTGGTGACCGGTCGCGTCTGGCGCGGTTCGGCATTTGGCGGCGTGCGCGGTCGCACCGAGTTGCCAAGCTACGTGGAAATGGCCCAGAGCGGCGAAATCCCATTGGACACGTTCATCACCCACACCATGGGCCTGGAAGACATCAACAAGGCATTCGACTTGATGCATGAAGGCAAAAGCATCCGCTCTGTCATCCATTTCTGAGGTCGGTCATGAGTCTGGAAAATCTCTCATGCCAGAAGAGTTTCGGTGGCTGGCATAAACGCTACAAGCATCATTCCGAAGTGCTGGGCTGCGACATGGTGTTTGCCGTGTACTTGCCGCCGCAAGCGGAGCAGGGCGGTAAGCTGCCGGTGTTGTACTGGTTGTCGGGATTGACCTGCACCGACGAAAACTTCATGCACAAGGCCGGCGCGATGCGCATGGCGGCCGAGCTGGGGTTGATCATCGTCGCGCCGGACACTAGTCCGCGAGGTGCCGATGTTCCGGGCGACCCGGATGGCGCATGGGATTTCGGCCTCGGTGCCGGGTTCTATCTGAACGCCACGCAGGAACCCTGGGCCAAGCACTATCGGATGCACGACTATGTGGTGCAGGAATTGCCTGCGTTGGTCGAAGCGCATTTTCCGGCCTCGGACAAACGTGGCGTCAGCGGCCACTCCATGGGCGGGCACGGCGCACTGGTCTGTGCCTTGCGCAACCCTGGGCGGTATCAGTCGGTGTCGGCCTTCGCGCCTATCAACAATCCAATGGATTGCCCTTGGGGTCAGAAGGCGTTTTCGCGCTACTTGGGCGAAGAGCGTTCGAAGTGGCGCGAATGGGATGCCTGCGTGCTGATCAGCGAGGCCAGCGAAAAACTCCCGCTGCTGGTGGATCAGGGTGATCGGGATGACTTCCTCGCCACTCAGCTCAAACCCGAAGCACTGCAGCAGGCGGCGAAACTGGCCGGCCATCCGCTGACCTTGCGTCTGCAACCGGGCTACGACCACAGCTATTTCTTTATCGCCAGCTTTATTGATGAACACTTGCGACATCACGCACACGCTCTAGGCGCCTAAAGCAGGTAGAATCACGCCCTGACTAAATCGGGGCGTTTTTTTATGCGTATTGGCCACGGCTATGATGTGCACCGTTTCGCTGAAGGCGATTTCATCACTCTGGGCGGCGTGCGAATTGCACACGGTTTCGGGCTGCTTGCCCATTCCGACGGCGACGTCTTGCTGCATTCATTGAGCGATGCCTTGCTCGGCGCAGCGGCGCTGGGCGATATCGGTAAACACTTTCCAGACACCGACCCGCAATTCAAAGGTGCTGACAGCCGCGTACTGTTGCGTCACGTTGTCGCGCTGATCCACGCCAAGGGCTGGAAGGTCGGTAATGTCGATAACACCATCGTTGCCCAGGCGCCGAAAATGGCCCCGCATATCGAATCGATGCGTGCGCTGATCGCCGCGGATCTTCAAGTTGAGTTGGATCAAGTGAACGTGAAAGCTACCACCACCGAAAAGCTCGGCTTTGTCGGTCGCGAAGAAGGCATCGCCGTGCACTCCGTTGCCTTGTTGCTGCGCGCATGAATGAACTGCAATTGCTCGGCCCGCGCGCTTACGGTGAAGCCCTCGGCACTGCCGTATTGAAAGCCATCGCGGAAGATTTTCAGGTCGATGAAGTCCTCGATATCCCGCTGACCGGCGAAGGCGAACACCTGTGGATCTGGGTGGAAAAACGCGGCTTGAACACTGAAGAGGCGGCCCGGCGGATTGCCAAGGCTGCCGGCGTGCCATTGCGCACCGTCAGTTATGCCGGCTTGAAAGATCGCCAGGCACTGACCCGCCAGTGGTTCAGCGTGCAATTGCCGGGCAAGGCCGATCCTGACTTGTCCGCGGCAGAAAACGACACACTGAAAATCCTCAAGACCGCACGCCATAAACGCAAGCTGCAGCGCGGTGCGCATTCGGCCAATGGCTTTACCTTGCGCTTGACCCAGTTTGCTGGCGACAAGGACGCGATTGACGCGCGTCTGCAATTGATCGCCAAACAAGGCATTCCCAACTACTTCGGCGCGCAGCGTTTCGGCCACAATGGCGGCAACGTGGTGGATGCCCGTGACTGGGCGGCACGTAAAGCCTTGCCGGAGCAGCGCAACGTGCGTTCACGCCTGCTCTCTACCGCGCGCAGCTTTCTGTTCAATCAGGTGTTGGCGGCGCGAGTTGCCGATGGCAGCTGGCAGCGCGCCCAGGTCGGTGACCTGCTGGCTTTCACCGACAGCCGCAGCTTCTTCCCGGCAGGTGAGGCCGAATGCAGCGATCCGCGCCTGGCAATCCTCGACCTGCACCCGACCGGGCCGCTGTGGGGCGAGGGCGAGTCCCCCGCGACCGGTGCGACTCATGAACTGGAGCAGCGGGTCGCGGCAGGCGAAGCGGATCTGCGCGATTGGTTGATAAACGCTGGAATGAGCCATGAACGTCGCATCCTGCGGCTGCCCATTGGCGGGTTGACGTGGCATTATCCCTCGCTGGACATTCTGCAACTGGAATTCGTCCTTCCGGCCGGATGCTTCGCCACCGTATTGGTGCGTGAACTCGTCGATCTGGTGCCGGTGGGGCAGACGGACAGCTCATGCGTATTCTGATTTCTAACGACGATGGGGTAACAGCGCCCGGTCTTGCCGCGCTTCATGCTGCGCTGGCGGATTACACCGAGTGCGTGGTTATTGCCCCTGACCAGGACAAAAGCGGCGCCAGCAGTTCGCTGACGCTTGACCGTCCGTTGCACCCGCAAACCCTGGCCAATGGCTTTATCAGCCTAAATGGCACGCCGACCGATTGCGTGCACCTGGGCCTCAACGGTTTGCTGGAGCGCGAGCCGGATATGGTGGTTTCCGGGATCAACATGGGAGCCAACCTGGGCGACGATGTGTTGTATTCCGGCACGGTTGCGGCAGCGCTCGAAGGGCGTTTCCTCACGCTGCCGTCGTTTGCCTTCTCGCTGGTATCGCGGCAAGTGGAAAACCTGCCGACGGCGGCCTACTTTGCGCGCAAGCTGGTGGAGGCTTATGCCGACCTTGATTTGCCACCGCGCACGGTGCTGAACGTGAACATTCCGAATCTGCCTCTGGAACATATTCGAGGTATCCAGCTGACTCGCCTGGGTCACCGTGCCCGCGCTGCCGCGCCGATTCAAGTGGTCGATCCGCGTGGCAAATCCGGCTATTGGATTGCCGCGGCCGGCGATGTGGAAGATGGCGGGCCTGGTACGGATTTCCATGCGGTAATGCAGGGTTATGTCTCGGTCACCCCACTGCAACTCGATCGTACCTTCAATGATGCCTTCAAAAGTCTTGATGGCTGGCTGGAGGGGCTGCGCTGATGGCTCGTGAACAAGACGATATCCTGCGTCGTGGTATCGGGATGACCTCCCAGCGCACGCGCGAACGGCTGATCCAGCGCTTATATGAGGAAGGCCTGTCCAACGCCCAGGTGTTGGAGGTCATTCGGCGGACACCGCGTCATCTGTTTGTCGATGAAGCCCTGGCGCACCGTGCCTACGAAGATACGGCATTGCCGATTGGCCATAACCAGACCATTTCTCAGCCTTATATGGTGGCTCGCATGAGCGAACTGCTGCTGGAGGCCGGTCCTCTGGATAAAGTGCTGGAGATCGGCACCGGGTCCGGTTACCAGACAGCGGTGTTGTCGCAATTGGTCGAGCGGGTGTTTTCCGTCGAGCGCATCAAGGTCCTGCAGGATCGTGCCAAGGAGCGCCTGGTCGAGTTGAACACGCGCAACGTGGTATTTCGGTGGGGCGACGGTTGGGAAGGCTGGCCAGCGCTGGCACCGTACAACGGCATTATCGTCACTGCGGTGGCGACCGATGTACCGCAGGCGTTGCTCGATCAATTAGCGCCGGGTGGGCGGCTGGTGATTCCGGTTGGTTCAGGGGAGGTTCAGCAATTGATGTTGATCATCCGTGAAGAACAAGGCTTTTCCAGGCGTGTTTTGGGGGGGGTGCGCTTTGTACCGTTGCTCCATGGGCCACTGGCTTAAGCATTTATTTAACGACGCTGAATTCTATTTGATTACCTTGGTCTTACAGCGGCATTGATCGGTTAAACGCGATTGAACAGCGATAAGCAAACGTGCGCGCGTGTCGATTTTGTTTTGCCGACGGTAAAGCCCGGACGGCCAGTTATACTTGCGACATTTCATGCCTGAATACGGCGATTTTTATTTTCAACCACCACAAAGGGAGCGGCGGGTGAGTCTCACAGTCATTGCGCAGCGTATCGGTACAACAAGCTTTCAGCGCCTGGTGACTGGCCTTGTCTTGAGTTCCTTGTTGGTCGGTTGCTCCAGCACGCGTTCGGGCGATGTGCGAGTGGTCGATCGTAATAATGCGGCGGCCCAACGCCCCGCAGTAACCACCGGCCAATACGTGGTCCGTCGCGGCGATACCCTGTTCTCGATCGCGTTTCGCTACGGCTGGGACTACAAGGCCCTGGCGGCACGCAACAACATTCCTACGCCTTACACAATCCATCCAGGTCAGACGATTCGCTTCGACGGACGTTCCGGTTCAACGCCGACAGAGGTGGTGACCCCGTCCGGAACAACCGCTTCTCCTTCGAGCAAATTTACCGTAACCCGGGGTCCAGCCTCGGGTGCGACCACCGCGAAACAGACGGCTGCGCCGTCCGTCGCAAACAAGCCGACACCTGCGCCATTGCCTCCTGCAGGGCCCGCGCCGACAGGCTGGGGATGGCCATCCAACGGCATTTTGATTGGAAAATTCTCTTCAAACGGTAGTTTGAATAAAGGAATTGATATCGCCGGGGATTTGGGACAGCCTGTTTTAGCTGCGTCTGATGGGACCGTGGTTTATGCCGGGAGTGGCTTGCGGGGCTACGGCGAATTGGTCATCATCAAACACAGCGATACCTACGTCAGTGCCTACGGTCACAACCGCAGGCTGTTGGTTCGGGAGGGGCAGCAGGTCAAAGTCGGACAGACAATTGCCGAAATGGGGTCCACGGGTACAGACCGGGTGAAACTGCATTTTGAGATTCGCCGACAAGGTAAACCTGTAGATCCGCTGCAATTCCTGCCACGTCGTTGATTTGTTACCAGCCTGTTCCGTCACGTAGAGGGAACAGGCTCCAGCGTTGCCAAGGATAAAGGCGTCGCTTGAGCTTGAGGTCGAACTCACCAAAGGACTATAACAATGGCTCTCAGTAAAGAAGTGCCGGAGTTTGACATCGACGATGAGGTTCTCCTGATGGAGACCGACGTCGCATCGGATGAGATGTCGAATGAAGGATCAGCTACGCCTTCAGTTCGCTCCAAATCCAGGCACTCCGCAACACTCAAGCAGCATAAGTACATCGACTACACCCGAGCGCTCGATGCTACCCAGTTGTACCTCAACGAAATCGGCTTTTCCCCCTTGTTGTCACCGGAAGAAGAAGTTCATTTTGCGCGACTGTCGCAAAGTGGCGATCCGGCTGGGCGCAAGCGCATGATTGAAAGCAACCTGCGACTGGTGGTGAAAATCGCCCGACGCTATGTCAATCGTGGACTGTCGCTGCTCGACCTGATCGAGGAGGGCAACCTCGGCCTGATCCGGGCAGTGGAAAAGTTCGACCCAGAGCGCGGCTTCCGTTTTTCGACCTACGCGACCTGGTGGATACGCCAGACCATCGAGCGTGCAATCATGAATCAGACCCGGACCATCCGGCTGCCGATTCATGTGGTGAAAGAGCTCAACGTCTACCTTCGTGCGGCACGGGAGCTGACGCAAAAGCTCGATCATGAACCCTCACCCGAAGAAATCGCCAACCTGCTGGAAAAACCGGTAGGAGAGGTCAAGCGCATGCTGGGCCTGAACGAGCGGGTTTCTTCGGTCGACGTCTCGCTGGGTCCGGATTCGGATAAAACCCTGCTGGACACCCTTACGGATGACCGCCCTACCGATCCTTGTGAGCTGCTTCAGGATGATGACCTGTCGCAGAGCATCGATCAGTGGCTCTCGGAGCTGACGGACAAACAGCGCGAAGTGGTGATCCGCCGCTTCGGCCTGCGCGGCCACGAGAGCAGTACGCTGGAAGACGTAGGCCTGGAGATTGGCCTGACCCGTGAGCGGGTCAGACAGATTCAGGTTGAAGGTCTGAAACGTCTGCGTGAAATCCTTGAGAAGAATGGCCTGTCGAGTGAGTCGCTGTTCCAGTAGCAGGAGCGCGTTCACCTGATAACAATAAGCCCCGTCTGTTTCGGGGCTTTTTGTTATTCGCCGATTGGTAGGCTGTTTAAGCTTCGTAAGAGCTATTCGGACGCTTTCGCAGGTTAACGTAAGCCATGGCTTACTCTTTCGTAAGTGTTCGGTTTTTCTACCGGGTAGTGGTCGTCTATCTTTGTCGGCTTAATTATGTAAATTATTGATTTATAACAATATTTTTCATAGATAAACATGTCGTTTCATTCGGGCTTACCCGTGGCAGGTGATTGCTCTTACCGGGGAACTCTTTAATATCAGCCCTGTGTCGACGGATAGACACAGCCATCAAGGATGATGGTCAAGGAACATCGCAAGGACGTGATTCATCAGGACGATGAAAAGGAACACAAGGAATAGGGAAAAAATGTGGGCGGGTCATACCGCCCCTTTTTTTGCCCGCAGAAAAGGATCGCAACCCCCTGAAACGCAAAAAGGCCCGCAAGGGGCCTTTTCAAGAGCGCGACAATGATCAGCGAGCGAGGTCTTTGATCTTGCCTTTAACGCCATCAAACTCTGCCGCGTCTGGCAGCGGATCTTTCTTCTCAGTGATGTTGGGCCAGATCTCGGCCAGTTCAACGTTCAGCTGAATGAATTCTTGCATCTCACTCGGGACTTCGTCTTCAGAGAAGATGGCCACAGCAGGGCATTCCGGCTCGCACAGGGCGCAGTCGATGCACTCATCCGGGTGAATCACCAGGAAGTTCGGGCCTTCGTAAAAGCAGTCCACCGGACACACTTCTACGCAGTCGGTGTACTTGCACTTGATGCAGTTGTCGGTGACGACGAAGGTCATTCTAATTCTCTCCTCAGGCGGCGGCGTGCTGCGCCCCTTCACGGTGGGGTCGCCAGGTTTGGGAGCGATAGTCTGCAGACCAGGCTATTTGCCTGCAGCATCCCAAACCGCGCGAGATTCTAACAGCTTGCAGGCCAGTGCGTTAGATCCGTGTCTTTAATGTATAGAGCATTTCGAGCGCCCTACGGGGGGTCATGTCATCCAGATTAAGCTTGGCAAGTTCATCGAGCACTGGATGCGGCAGGCTGGCGAACATATCGCTCTGCTGCGGTGCGGCCGGTTTGCCTTTGCTTGGCTGCGCCGTTTCGTGAGGCAGTGCCGTGGCTTCCAGTCGCCCCAGATGCTCGCGAGCCCGCACAATCACCTCGGTGGGAACGCCGGCCAGCTGTGCAACCGCCAATCCGTAGCTCTGGCTGGCAGGGCCAGGCAGTACGTGATGGAGGAATACGATGCGCTCGTTGTGCTCGGTGGCATTGAGGTGGACGTTGGCCACCAGCGGCTGGCTTTCCGGCAGTACCGTCAGCTCGAAGTAATGGGTGGCGAACAGCGTATAAGCGCGCAGCTGAGCCAGACGCTCGGCCGCAGCCCAAGCCAGCGACAGACCGTCGAAGGTGCTGGTGCCGCGACCGACTTCGTCCATCAGCACCAGGCTGCGTTCGGTAGCGTTGTGCAGGATGTTCGCGGTTTCGCTCATCTCGACCATGAAGGTCGAACGGCCACCGGCCAGGTCATCACTGGAGCCGATCCGGGTGAAAATCCGGTCCACCAGCGACAATTCGCAGCTGGCGGCAGGCACGAAGCTACCGATATGCGCCAGCAGCACGATCAGCGCGGTTTGCCGCATGTAAGTGGATTTACCGCCCATGTTCGGGCCGGTAATCACCAGCATCCGCGTGCTGTCGTCCAGGCTCAGGTCGTTGGCCACGAACGGCGTGGTCAATACTTGTTCAACCACCGGGTGACGGCCCTGGCTGATGCGCATGCACGGCTCGCTGACGAACC
Proteins encoded in this window:
- the fdxA gene encoding ferredoxin FdxA yields the protein MTFVVTDNCIKCKYTDCVEVCPVDCFYEGPNFLVIHPDECIDCALCEPECPAVAIFSEDEVPSEMQEFIQLNVELAEIWPNITEKKDPLPDAAEFDGVKGKIKDLAR